One Myxococcus stipitatus DNA segment encodes these proteins:
- the gltG gene encoding adventurous gliding motility protein GltG, which translates to MAVPLTLKVFKGETLVATKDYERDIIKIGRLSSAHLCLEDEKVSRIHSVIEVASDGTMSIIDMGSVEGTYVNNKRVNKGQLSFGDEIRVGGTTIRLENPAAVAAVNLAVAAASTDATTEKNPVLAAPAPAAGLAQAAVSPEPAVAAPPSGALDASVAPTQKNTVVAAEPAAAPALVEPTTPRPRAARRSKSGGPMGVSLRFSWGDQRVGEFFVAPGRKRAISVGSAAGVDFVMGDAKLGSPRFEVLRTDGQGFTVCFTGKMKGELVRKGETLDLKAVIESGKASHEGESYTLTLGAEDFFWVDLGGVTMEAVFQSVPKRVFAPLAESLDYTALNIFLVIFFAATAFVITAMNRTGEGDEYADELSANQARIAKLIIKPPETQKNKFLERLNQQKEAKKSGEMAAKSRGDEGQMGKKDAPKTNNRTAPKGDPNKKDEARALTAKIFGGGKGGISTVFGSNGLGGDLKSAMGNMFGAKAGNSGGFGGLGMRGSGGGGGGTGDTVGIGGIGTKGRGGGTGSYGTGVGVLGGKSSVDVGITSSDPEVMGSLDKELIRKVIQMNRGQIRFCYESLLNRFPKLGGKVSVKFVITANGSVASSSVAQSTAGNAELETCVAGRVRTWKFPEPKGGGVVVVTYPFIFKQSGE; encoded by the coding sequence AAGGTCAGCCGCATCCACTCCGTCATCGAGGTCGCCAGCGACGGCACCATGTCCATCATCGACATGGGCAGCGTCGAGGGGACGTACGTCAACAACAAGCGGGTCAACAAGGGCCAGCTGTCGTTCGGTGACGAGATTCGCGTGGGTGGCACGACCATCCGCCTGGAGAACCCGGCCGCCGTGGCCGCGGTGAACCTGGCCGTGGCCGCCGCGAGCACGGACGCCACCACGGAGAAGAACCCCGTGCTGGCCGCTCCCGCGCCCGCCGCGGGGCTGGCCCAGGCCGCGGTGAGCCCGGAGCCCGCCGTCGCCGCGCCCCCCTCCGGCGCGCTGGACGCGTCCGTGGCCCCCACGCAGAAGAACACCGTCGTGGCCGCGGAGCCGGCCGCCGCGCCCGCGCTCGTCGAGCCGACCACGCCGCGCCCGCGCGCCGCGCGCCGCTCCAAGTCCGGTGGGCCCATGGGCGTGTCGCTGCGCTTCTCCTGGGGTGACCAGCGGGTGGGCGAGTTCTTCGTGGCTCCGGGCCGCAAGCGCGCCATCTCGGTGGGCAGCGCCGCGGGCGTCGACTTCGTCATGGGCGACGCGAAGCTGGGCTCCCCCCGCTTCGAGGTCCTGCGCACCGACGGCCAGGGCTTCACCGTGTGCTTCACGGGGAAGATGAAGGGCGAGCTGGTCCGCAAGGGCGAGACGCTGGACCTCAAGGCCGTCATCGAGTCCGGCAAGGCCTCGCACGAGGGCGAGTCGTACACGCTGACCCTGGGCGCCGAGGACTTCTTCTGGGTGGACCTGGGCGGCGTGACGATGGAGGCGGTGTTCCAGTCGGTGCCCAAGCGCGTGTTCGCGCCGCTGGCCGAGTCGCTCGACTACACCGCGCTCAACATCTTCCTGGTCATCTTCTTCGCCGCCACCGCGTTCGTCATCACCGCGATGAACCGCACGGGCGAGGGTGACGAGTACGCGGACGAGCTGTCCGCCAACCAGGCCCGCATCGCCAAGCTCATCATCAAGCCCCCCGAGACGCAGAAGAACAAGTTCCTCGAGCGCCTCAACCAGCAGAAGGAGGCGAAGAAGAGCGGGGAGATGGCGGCGAAGAGCCGCGGCGACGAAGGGCAGATGGGCAAGAAGGACGCGCCCAAGACCAACAACCGCACCGCGCCCAAGGGCGACCCGAACAAGAAGGACGAGGCCCGCGCGCTGACCGCGAAGATCTTCGGCGGCGGCAAGGGCGGCATCTCCACCGTCTTCGGCAGCAACGGCCTGGGCGGCGACCTGAAGAGCGCCATGGGCAACATGTTCGGCGCCAAGGCGGGCAACTCGGGCGGCTTCGGCGGCCTGGGCATGCGCGGCTCCGGCGGCGGCGGTGGCGGCACGGGTGACACCGTGGGCATCGGCGGCATCGGCACCAAGGGCCGCGGCGGTGGCACCGGCAGCTACGGCACCGGCGTGGGCGTGCTGGGTGGCAAGTCCAGCGTCGACGTGGGCATCACCTCGTCGGACCCGGAGGTCATGGGCTCGCTGGACAAGGAGCTCATCCGCAAGGTCATCCAGATGAACCGCGGGCAGATCCGCTTCTGCTACGAGAGCCTGCTCAACCGCTTCCCCAAGCTGGGCGGCAAGGTCTCCGTGAAGTTCGTCATCACCGCCAACGGCTCCGTGGCGTCGTCCTCGGTGGCCCAGTCCACGGCGGGCAACGCGGAGCTGGAGACGTGCGTGGCCGGCCGCGTGCGCACCTGGAAGTTCCCCGAACCCAAGGGCGGTGGCGTGGTGGTCGTCACCTATCCCTTCATCTTCAAGCAGTCCGGCGAATGA
- the cglE gene encoding adventurous gliding motility protein CglE: protein MKALAPLALCAAFVLPMAASAQQPSATATGDRPAVTFDEIERGVYFALLGGPLFVTNPPAAEGTPRPFSSGPMAQVEVGVDLGERVSVGLFIMGSSTRTSAEYIGESGGSVSGDFSSLVPGAVLRARLVGIADSQEVKRTWFYLRAGAGYAMFSPKRLLPDSDILVFAGPGVEYYTRLRHFSVGLEVTGNYLVSGGSFGFAVAPNIRYAF, encoded by the coding sequence ATGAAAGCCCTCGCTCCCCTTGCCCTGTGCGCAGCGTTCGTCCTCCCCATGGCCGCGAGCGCACAGCAACCCTCCGCGACGGCGACGGGTGACCGCCCCGCCGTCACCTTCGACGAAATCGAGCGCGGCGTGTACTTCGCGCTGCTCGGCGGTCCGCTCTTCGTCACCAACCCGCCGGCCGCCGAGGGCACGCCGCGTCCGTTCTCCTCGGGCCCCATGGCCCAGGTGGAGGTCGGCGTGGACCTGGGCGAGCGGGTATCCGTGGGCCTGTTCATCATGGGCTCGAGCACCCGGACCAGCGCCGAGTACATCGGCGAGTCGGGCGGCTCCGTCTCCGGCGACTTCTCCAGCCTGGTGCCGGGCGCCGTCCTGCGCGCCCGCCTGGTGGGCATCGCCGACAGTCAGGAAGTGAAGCGTACGTGGTTCTACCTCCGCGCTGGCGCGGGTTATGCGATGTTCTCGCCGAAGCGTCTCCTTCCGGATTCCGACATTCTTGTGTTTGCCGGGCCCGGAGTGGAGTACTACACACGGTTGCGCCACTTTTCCGTGGGGCTCGAGGTGACGGGGAACTACCTCGTCTCCGGAGGCTCCTTCGGGTTCGCGGTGGCGCCGAACATTCGCTACGCGTTCTAG
- a CDS encoding CLH domain-containing protein, which translates to MGPGQRVIVELSTLEKALSKTDFGAEKGPLQAIVRALRPMRLKSLDDLDLNTRGRLITTMLRVQRQPKPPAPEAPAAEAAAPTEAPAPAEAAAPAEATEGAAPAEGAAPAEASAPAAPAVDPAREKFEGWTDVMFLVGQVWRAAGDGERAEAAFALSGRQPGPEAEEPAAPARTEERRERGERRERPERGERRERPERSASGERRERPERGERRERPERGERPERGERRPMPELTGDWREQAKQLEAMGRTRDAGRLFERNNSFADAARLFEAGGDLKSALRNALAGNDNDTARRLVSTLPADQLAPTLEKAGAYELLMEHYVGKGDFENVARLYERARQFDQAALAYERAGKLTLARKSYERSRDMASANRIRALEVKSLVERGDRLGAATLLVAVGQRREAVEVLGTLPPPKAFHFMQRLNLEEEAKELAQRELARAEQEQKPAGRARWLELLGDVTAAAEAWEAAGRKDKALPLHEKLGNLPRAAQLAEELQHRDKAIALYTQLGDGPGVERAKALPEAPPAAPAPAEPGEAGSGSEEGGEPSSTPSAE; encoded by the coding sequence GTGGGTCCGGGCCAGCGCGTCATCGTCGAGCTGAGCACCCTGGAGAAGGCGCTGTCGAAGACGGACTTCGGGGCGGAGAAGGGCCCGCTGCAGGCCATCGTCCGCGCGCTGCGGCCCATGCGCCTGAAGTCCCTGGATGATCTCGACCTCAACACCCGGGGTCGCCTCATCACCACGATGCTGCGCGTGCAGCGTCAGCCCAAGCCGCCCGCACCGGAGGCGCCTGCCGCCGAGGCCGCCGCCCCGACGGAGGCTCCGGCCCCCGCGGAGGCCGCGGCCCCCGCCGAGGCGACCGAGGGCGCTGCTCCGGCCGAGGGCGCCGCCCCCGCCGAGGCTTCGGCCCCGGCCGCGCCGGCGGTGGACCCGGCCCGCGAGAAGTTCGAGGGCTGGACGGACGTCATGTTCCTGGTGGGCCAGGTCTGGCGCGCCGCGGGTGACGGCGAGCGCGCGGAGGCGGCCTTCGCCCTGAGCGGTCGTCAGCCCGGTCCGGAGGCCGAGGAGCCCGCGGCTCCAGCCCGCACCGAGGAGCGTCGCGAGCGCGGTGAGCGTCGCGAGCGTCCGGAGCGCGGCGAGCGTCGGGAGCGTCCCGAGCGGAGCGCCTCCGGCGAGCGTCGGGAGCGTCCCGAGCGCGGTGAGCGTCGCGAGCGTCCGGAGCGGGGTGAGCGCCCCGAGCGTGGCGAGCGCCGCCCGATGCCCGAGCTGACGGGCGACTGGCGCGAGCAGGCCAAGCAGCTCGAGGCCATGGGTCGCACGCGCGACGCGGGCCGCCTGTTCGAGCGCAACAACTCCTTCGCGGACGCCGCGCGCCTGTTCGAGGCGGGCGGGGACCTCAAGAGCGCGCTGCGCAACGCGCTGGCCGGGAACGACAACGACACCGCGCGCCGGCTGGTGAGCACGCTGCCGGCGGACCAGCTCGCGCCCACGCTGGAGAAGGCCGGCGCCTACGAGCTCCTCATGGAGCACTACGTGGGCAAGGGTGACTTCGAGAACGTGGCCCGGCTCTACGAGCGCGCCCGCCAGTTCGACCAGGCGGCGCTCGCCTACGAGCGCGCGGGGAAGCTGACCCTGGCCCGCAAGTCGTACGAGCGCTCGCGCGACATGGCCAGCGCCAACCGCATCCGCGCCCTCGAGGTGAAGAGCCTGGTGGAGCGCGGCGACCGCCTGGGCGCGGCCACGCTGCTGGTGGCGGTGGGCCAGCGCCGCGAGGCGGTGGAGGTGCTCGGCACGCTGCCCCCGCCCAAGGCCTTCCACTTCATGCAGCGCCTCAACCTCGAGGAGGAGGCGAAGGAGCTGGCCCAGCGCGAGCTGGCCCGCGCGGAGCAGGAGCAGAAGCCCGCCGGCCGCGCGCGTTGGCTGGAGCTGCTGGGCGACGTCACGGCCGCCGCCGAGGCGTGGGAGGCCGCGGGGCGCAAGGACAAGGCCCTGCCGCTGCACGAGAAGCTCGGCAACCTGCCTCGCGCCGCCCAGCTCGCCGAGGAGCTGCAGCACCGCGACAAGGCCATCGCCCTGTACACCCAGCTGGGTGACGGCCCCGGCGTCGAGCGTGCCAAGGCCCTTCCGGAGGCGCCCCCCGCGGCTCCGGCTCCCGCCGAGCCCGGTGAGGCCGGCTCGGGAAGCGAGGAGGGCGGTGAGCCTTCCTCTACTCCCTCGGCGGAGTAG